One window of the Nicotiana tabacum cultivar K326 chromosome 4, ASM71507v2, whole genome shotgun sequence genome contains the following:
- the LOC107810823 gene encoding uncharacterized protein LOC107810823 codes for MPALHFPQKQRREKLDKQFEHFLEVFKQVHVNIPFTKVLSQMPAYAKFVKEILSEKRKVEETSVVKLTEHCTSNNIMPLSIFKKLDGDIEESRLIHVSLQLADHTTIIPEGIVKDVLVRVDKFMFPVDFIMVNMEENREVPLILVRPFLATGRAILDQERQPMLRMGDERLIFKMEGERGA; via the exons ATGCCAGCTCTACATTTTCCCCAAAAGCAAAGAAGAGAGAAGTTAGACAAACAATTCGAGCACTTTCTAGAAGTGTTCAAGCAGGTGCATGTGAATATACCTTTCACAAAGGTTCTTTctcaaatgccagcttatgctaaattcgtgaaggagataTTGTCCGAGAAGAGGAAAGTGGAAGAGACATCAGTTGTCAAGCTGACAGAGCATT GTACTTCTAATAATATTatgcctttgtctattttcaAGAAATTAGATGGAGATATTGAAGAAAGCAGGTTGATACATGTGTCCTTGCAGCTGGCGGATCATACCACAATCATACCTGAAGGAATAGTGAAAGATGTGTTGGTTCGGGTAGACAAATTTATGTTTCCTGTGGACTTTATTATGGTGAACATGGAGGAAAATAGGGAGGTCCCTCTTATTTTAGTAAGACCATTCTTAGCTACGGGAAGAGCAATTCTAGATCAGGAAAGGCAACCCATGCTCAGAATGGGGGATGAAAGGCTAATCTTCAAGATGGAAGGAGAAAGGGGGGCCTGA